AGGTCGAGGCGGCGATGATCGCGATCCGCCGGCGGCAAACCCGTCGTACCTTCGCCGTCCAGTCCGGCGGACCGGACTCGGTCCAAGAGGTCCTGGACGCCGTCGAGGCAGCCGACCCCGCTCCCCTCGGCGTGAACGGCATCGCCACCGCCTTGGGCGTAGACCAGCCCCGCGCCAGCAAGCTGGTCGCCGCCGCAGTCACCGCAGGCCTCCTCCGCCGAGAAGCGGACCAGGCAGACGGCCGCCGCACCAACCTGGCCCTCACCCCCGCAGGCAGAGCCCAACTAGAAGCAGTCCACACCCACCGCCGCACCCACTTCGCCACCGCGATGAACGACTGGACCCCCGAAGAACAAACCGCCTTCGCAACCCTCCTGACCCGCTTCGTAACCGCCCTGGACCGCTAGATGTCCGCCCAGGTCCGGTGGTCAGGAACTGAGGCAGCGAACAGGAACTGGAGGCAGGGGACAGGAAATAACCTGTTCAACCCCGCCGCGGGGTGATCACCGGCCCCGGACATGGACAGCGAACGGGGCGTCCAGCCGGACTGCTGGGCCAGCTCTTCGGAACATTTTTGGCTCTACGCGCCAATTTCTTTCCGGAAAGCAGCCGGATCGAGCGGCCGTGCGGGTCAGATGTCCGCTTCTGGTCCGCTGCAGGCGCGGACCAGGTCCGCGAGGAGTTGCTCGGGGTCGTGCAGCACCCGTACGCCGTCCGTCACCACTCGGCGCGTGCCCGGGTCAACCGGCTCAGTTCCCGCCCAGGCGGTGGCGCGCAGCATCACGCGCCCACGAACCGACCATCCCAATTGGCTACGTAGACCGCGAAGGGTGCGTCGGGCTGTACGTCGGGTTTGCCGGCGGACCAGCCTTCTGCGTGGATCTCCCCGGCGTACTGCATGCCTAGGCGCTTCATCACGGCCTGGGACGCGGTGTTGACCTGTTCCGTCAACGCGATCACGGACGTGGCGTTCAGGGTGGTGAAGGCGTAGTCGAGGCCGGCGCGGCCGATCTCGGTGGCGAGGCCGCGGCCGCGGGCCGACTCGACGAGGGCCCAGCCGAGTTCGAGGCCTGTCCATTCGGGTCCCACCAGCGCGGCGATGGCCTCGGCGGTCGGCGTACCGGCGGGGATCCGGGACATTCCGCCCCGTCCGGCCAGCTCGCCGCTCGACCGCTCGTACGCGATCCACTTGCACACCGAGTCCCGCTCCCAGCCCGCCTGCTGTTCGGCGGCTCGCGCGGCTGCCTCCTCCAGTGAACACGACCCGTCGTACCACCGAGCCACCCACGGGTCCGCGTACAGCCGCACCAGGTCCGCCTCATGTCCGGGCAGCACACCGTTCGGACCAGTGATCGGCTCCAGCCGGAGGCGGTCTGTGAACCGCGTCCGGACCACATGAGCCACCAGGTCCCGCAGCCGCCGGTCGCCGTCGGTCCGGTTCACCATGAGCAGGTCAAGGTCGCCCGGTCCGGCCCAAGCGGACGCATCGTGCTTGCCGGCCTCGAGGCGCGGTCGGGTCAGGTCTCCGTCGACGGTGACGAGGTAGTCGACCTCCCGCCGTACCCGACCCTCCCACTCCCATTCCCAGTCGGCGACAGTCCAGACGATGTCGCGCACCTTCCAGCCGGTCTCCTCCTCGACCTCCCGCGCCAGCGCCTCCTCAGGCGTCTCCCCCGCCTCCAGATGCCCACCGACGATGTCCCAGATCCCCGGCAACAACCGCCGCCCCGCCGTACGCCGCTGCAGATAGACGCGATGCCCGGAGTCCCGGATCAATGCCCCAACACAGTCGACCGCACGCATAGCTCCAACCTACTGAGCTAGCGGACCGGGTGTTCGGTGATTCGGTTGGGCATGAAGAGGACGGCTGCGACGAGGAGGACGGCGGCTGCGGCGGCGCCGTAGTAGACGTCGTGGATGGCGGGCGCCAGGATCCCGGCGGGTACTTTCTCCAGGTCCGCGTGGTCGTCTCCCAGGCGGGCAGCGACGACGCCGTTCGCCACGGCGCCGAAGACCGCGACACCGACCGCACTGCCGACCGAGCGGGCGAACATGTTCGCCCCGGTCACCACACCGCGCGTCTGCCACGCGACCGACGACTGCGCCGCCACGACCGACGGTGACGCGGAGAACCCGAGCCCGATCCCGATGATGAAACAGGCCGCAGCGAGGTGCAGTACGTCGCTCGTGGCGTTGACCGTGAGCAGCACACCGGCGCCGATGACGACGATCAGCGAGCCCATCAACATCGTCGTACGGAAGCCGACGCGCAGGTAGATCCGCCCGGCGAGGGACGCCGCGATCGGCCAGCCAAGGGTCATCGCGGCGAGCGTGAACCCGGCGACGAGCGCCGACGTACCGAGGACGCTCTGGGCGAACAGCGGCACGTACGTCGACAGGCCGATCATCAGCAAACCGATCAGCAACGCCGCCGAGTTCGCCGAGTTCAGCACCCGCTGGCTGAGCACCCACAGCGGCAGGATCGGCTCGGCCGCGCGCCGCTCGACCAGCACGAACGCGATCAGCAGTACGACGGCCGCGGCCAGGATCACGATGCTCGTCGGCGAGTCCCAGGCCCACATCACGCCGCCCTCGAGCAACCCGAGCAGCAGCAGCGAACCGCCGACCGCGAGCAGGATCGCGCCGGCGTAGTCGATCCGGTGGCTGGTCTTCTCCGCCACCTTCTCGTCGAACCGGCGGACCAGCACCCAGGCGGCCGCCATCCCGAGCGGGATGTTCACGAAGAAGATCCACCGCCAGGAGATGAAGTCCGAGAACACGCCGCCGAGCGTCGGGCCGACGAACGACGAGATGCCCCAGACGCTGGCGATGTAGCCCTGCACCTTGGCGCGCTCCGCGACCGTGTAGATGTCGCCGACGATCGTCATCCCGATCGGCTGGATCGCGCCCGCGCCGAGGCCCTGGATGAGCCGGAACGCGATCAGCGCCGGCATGCTCCAGGCGAACCCGCACAGCACCGACCCGAGCAGGAACAGCCCGACGCCGAGCAGCATGATCGGCTTCCGTCCGCGCTGGTCGGCGAGCTTGCCGTAGATCGGCACCGACACGGCCTGTGCGAGCAGGTAGATCGAGAACAGCCAGGGGAACTGGGTGAATCCGCCGAGGTCGGCGACGACCGACGGTACGGCGGTGGCGAGGATCGTCGCGTCGATCGCGACGAGCCCGACGCTCAGCATCACCGCGAGCAGGATCGGGCCTCGCTCCGACCGAAGCCCCACACCCGTCCGGTCGATGTGTTCCGTAGTCATATCACCCACCAATGTATGTGAACCGACAACTATTCCCCTACCCACAGCCCGCCCACTGGACGTCCCCTGGGGTACGACGAGGCAGGACGGTCGAGTGCAAGACGGGGCGACGCGCCCGGCCGGGACTGTGGGCTCACGGGCGATTACGCTCCGGGGGGTGAGGATGCGGGCACTGCTGCGTGGCGTCGTGCTCGTGGTGACTGTCTCGCTCGCCCTGGTGCTGCTGCCGATCGCGATCAACGTCGGCACCGGCGGCACCGCACCGGCCTTCCTCGAGCCGTACGTCGGATGGGTCTGGCCGGCGATCGGCGTGCTCTGGGTCGTCGCGGTCCTGACCGCCCTGTTCGAGGTCCGCGACCGCCGCCTGCCGACCATCTCCAACCGCGGCGCCGACCAGCCGCGCAACCGCCCCAACGCACTCGCCCGCATCGACCGGTACTTCTCCGAACGTCGGGCCGGTTCGCTCGCCGAGCGCACCCGCGTCGCCCTGGCCCTGGACGAGCATCCCGGCGTAGTGGTCCGTCCGTACGACCTGTTCGTCCAGCCGCTCGACAGCGCACCACGGCGCGTACCGAACGAAGCGGACATCGCAGGTGTCTTCGACGAGCTGCAGGACTCGATGCTGATCCTCGGCGCACCCGGTGCGGGCAAGACCACCCTGCTCCTCGACCTCGCCCGGAACCTCGCCAAGCAAGCACATGCCAACAAGGACCAGCCCATCCCGGTCCTGGTCGACCTGGCCGGCTGGACCGCGCAGTCGTCGCACCAGAACGACGACGAGCCCAGTGACAGCCCACTGGTCGCGGGCTTCGTCCGCTGGCTGCTGTACGAGCTCAACGACCGCTACGGCATCCCACCCGCTGTCGGACGCACCTGGCTGAGCAACGGCGAGCTGACCCTGCTGCTCGACGGACTGGACGAGATCGCCGAGCCGAACCGAGCCAAGCTCGCACCGGTCTTGGAGGAGCTCCGCCGCAACTACCGGATCGGCCAGCTCGCAGTCACGTGCCGAACGAACGACTACGAACGCCTCCCCAACAAGCTGCGACTGTTCGGCGCTGTGCACATCAGACCGCTCACGAGAGAACAGGTCCTCGACTACTTCACCACTGTCGGACCGGCACTCGACGGTGCGCGGGCTGCGATCGAGCACGACGACGCACTCTGGGAGCTCGTCAACTCGCCGCTGATGCTCAACGTGATGGTCCTCGCGTACCAGGGTCGAGAGCCGGAGGAGGTGATTGCCCGCGGCGTCGCCGACCTACGCCGGGAGCTCTTCGACACCTACATCTGCGAAGTCCTCGCCCGAAACCGCCAGACCGCGCGACAGTACGACGCGAAGACCGCCGTACGACGTCTGTGGTGTCTGGCCTGGTGGACTCGACGCCGTGCCGGTGACAGGACCGCCGTACCGCGGTGGATGGTGCCTGACGGGTGGTACGGGTTGTCACTGCCGGAGGTCGACTACCTGACGCACGCGGTGTGCCTGCCCGCGTTGTTCGCTGCACTGACTGCCGGCGTGACACTGGTGATGCTCGCGCAGTACGGCGTACTCGCCGGACTCGCAGTGGCGGGCGCTGCGCTGTTGCTCGTCCACCTGCTCCCACACCCCTGGCAGAAGCGCGAAGGGAGCGGGCCGGACCGCGTACCGCTCTTCGCCCTCATCTTGTTCGCAGGTACGGCGATGACTGTCGCCGTGACTGTCGCGGCGCTTGGACTGGTTGAACTGCTCACCGCCAAGCCCGCGCTCGTGGTCGAGGCCGCCGTGGTCGCCGGAGCCTACGGTGTCGAGCTGATCGTGTTCCACAACAACCGGCGGCGACTGCTCCTCGGCGTACGGCTGGCTGTGGTCGTGGTGACGAGCTGGGTCACCCTGAGCCTCGGCGACGCCACCGCCTTCGCCTGTGGGGTAGCGATCGGCCTGCTGGTTGCTCAGGCCATCCGGATGGTGAAGTCGCTGCCGACCGACCACCTCCCCACCACAGCCGACAAGGGGTGGCGGATGGACCCGTGGGTCGCTGGTGGGGCTGCTGTCGCGTTCCTGGTTGCACTGGTCTTAGGAGCCGACCTGGCGTCGCCGCAACTGGAGGCGGTCGCGGGGATCGTGGTTGGCACGGTCGCAGCGAAGGCGTGGCGTCGTCGTCCGCCTGTCCTCGCCGGCCCGCTGTCGCGGCTGCTGCACGACTCGCTACTCCGCTGGACCGGATACCTGCCGTGGCACCGCCGAGCCTTCCTGCAGTACGCCGCGGACCGCCACGTGCTGGCCCGCACCGGACGTGCGCAGTACTCGTTCATCCACCTGCTCGTCCGCGACCACCTGGCCGAGTGCACACCGGACGAGCTCGCAGCAAAGGTCGACCGTCGCATCACAGAACGCGCGGCTCGCACTCAAGCCGGTTCGTTCAGGGCGTAGCCGATCAGGCTGCTGCACAAGACCAACGCGATCAGTGGGCTGAGGGCGAGGCGCAGCGAGGTGTGCTCCGCGATCGTGGCGAGGACCGGGGTGGCGACGCCGCCGATGCTGACGGCGAGGCCGAGAGTCATGCCGCCCGCGGTGCCGACGCGGCCGGGGAGGAAGTCCTGGCCCAGCGTCACATGCAGCGAGAACGGGATCGACATCGCGATCGCGGTCGCCGCGAGAAAGCCGAAGAACGCCGGCCCGGGTACGAACACCAGGCAGGCGATCGCTGGTACGGCGACGGCGTACGACGTCCGCAGTGTGCGGATCCGTCCGTAGCGGGTGGCGAGGCGGCCGCCGAGGAGCGTGCCGAGTGCGCCTGCGGCGAAGAGGATGAACAGGGCGATCCCGCCGGTCGTCGTACCGCCGCCGACCCGCTCGCCGGCGTACAGCGCGATGAAGGTCCCGAGGCCGACGAACACGATCGACCGGCAGATCATGATCAGCGACAACCGCAGGAACGACGGCCAGTCGTCCGTCCCTTCGGTGTGCCCGCGGGTGACTGCGACGGCGGTGCGCGAGCGGACCGCCCACGTGGTGATCGTGGCGCCGAACAGCGCCGGTACGACGAGTAGTGGCGTCAGCGACAGCCCGCCCGCGGCGATGATCGGTGTGACCAGGACCGGAGCCAGCGCGAACCCGACGTTCCCGCCGACCGAGAACCAGCTCATCCCGACATGGCTGCCACCGCTCACGAGGCGGGCCATCCGGGCGGCCTCGGGGTGGTACGCCGCGACGCCGAGCCCGGACAGCGCAGCTGCCAACCACATCAGCCAGTAGCTCTGGCCGACGCCGAGGAGGGCGATGCCGAGTCCAGCGGTGGTCATCGCGATCGGGATCAGCCAGGTCAGCGGGCGGCGATCGGTCAGTACGCCGAACACGGGCTGGACGACCGAGGACAGCAGGGTCGCGGCCAACGTGATGCCGGAGACAGCGACGTACCCGAGGCCGCGCTCGGCGACCAGGAACGGTACGAGCGCCGGCACGCAGCCCTGGTAGATGTCCACGCACGCGTGGCCGGTGGCCATCAGCCCGATCGGTCGAAGTTTCCGCACCACTCGATCGTCACGGCCGGGGCGGTTGTCCGGCTTCCGATAAAATGCCAATTCATGTCGGAAATCCGCCAACGTCCCGCGACCACTGGTCACCGCCCGATCCACGCCGGTGGCGGCATCGAGCCGCACTGGCACGACCGGAACCAGATCGTGTACGCCGGCCGCGGCGTCCTCTCCGTCACCACCGACGCCGGCAGCTGGGTAGCCCCCGCCACGAGAGCCATCTGGATCCCAGCCGGCACGATCCACCAACACCGCGCGTACGGCGAGACCACCCTCCACACCGTCGGCCTGCAAGAGAATCCACTAGAACTAGACGCCCCGTCAGCCCTAGTAGTGAGCCCCCTCCTCCGAGAGCTGATCCTCACGTACACAGGTCCTACAGACAACCAACCTGATGAGCTACAGCGCCTGCGGGGTGTACTGCTGGACCAGCTTCGGCGGTCGGCCCAGCGGCCTACCTATCTACCTGCACCACGTGATGCCCGCCTGGCCGCTGTTTGCGATCTGTTGCGGGACAACCCTGCGGAGGGCAGGACGCTGACAGAGCTCGGACGAGTGGTCGGTGCGAGTGAGCGGACTCTCAGCCGCTTGTGCAGAACCGACCTGGGGATGACGTTCCCGCAGTGGCGCACACAGCTCAGATTGCATGAGGCGTTGAGGCTTCTAGCGGAGGGAGCTTCTGTGACTCAGGTAGCGCACCGGTGCGGCTGGGCGTCGACCAGTGCGTTCATTGACACCTTCAGGCGCGCCTTCGGTCACACGCCCGGTTCACGCAGAGCCTGATCAAGGATTCGGCTCCACTGGCGGACGATGCCGCGTCGCCGCGCACTGTCATCGGTCAGCAGGTCAGCCAACCCAAGACCACGCGCCATGTCCAGCACCCCCTGCACGGTCTCCCGCACTCCAGGAGTCCGCTCACTGATGTCCAGCACCTCCAGCAGCGCGCGGTGCGCCTGCCGCCCGACATGTGACTCCAGCCGCACGGTCTGCTGCCGCAACGCCTCCTCCGTCGACGCCGCCACCCAAAGGTGCAGTGCGGCCCGGAACAGCGGCCCGGTGTAGACGTCCGCCAGCATCCCGACGATCGCCTCAGTACGCCCAGCCCCGCTCGGCAACGCGGCAGCCTGCGCACGGATCTCCGCCAACCGTACCTCGGTCATGTACTCGACCGCCGCCGCGAACAGGTCCGCCCGCGTCGGGAAGTGATGCTGCGCCGCACCCCGCGACACCCCGGCCCGCGCCGCGACGACCGACACCGTCGTCGCGGCGTACCCGACCTCGGCCAGCGACTCGACCGAGGCCTCCAGCAACCTCTGCCGCGTAGCCCGCGACCGGTCCTGCTGAGGTGCCTTCAGAACCTCACTCACGCTTGGCCTCACGAGCCCGCAACTCACGCCGCAGGATCTTCCCCGACGCAGCCTTCGGTACGGCGTCGATGAACTCCACCTGCCGGATCTTCTTGTACGGCGCCACCCGCGCGGCGACGTACTCCATGACGTCGTCCGCCGTCAGCTTCACTCCCGGCATGGGCACCACGAACGCCTTCGGTATTTCGTGGCCGTCCGCATTGACCCCGATGACCGCCGCGTCCGCGATCCGGTCGTCGGTGAGCAGCACGGCCTCCAGTTCCGCGGGCGGCACCTGGTACCCGTGGTACTTGATCAGCTCCTTCACCCGGTCCACGACATACAGGTAGCCGCGCGCGTCCACCCGCCCGATGTCGCCGGTGTGCAGCCAGCCGTCCGCGTCGATCGTCGCGTCCGTCTCCGCCTGCCGCCCGAGGTACCCCTTCATCACCTGCGGTCCGCGGATCCAGATCTCGCCCTCGTCCGCATCGTTGCCATCGGCCCCGACCAGCCGCATCTCGGTCGACGGGAACAGCTTCCCGACCGCACCCGGCGGCGGATCCTGGTCGTCCTGCGGTACGGCGTGTGTGCCCGGCGACAACTCCGTCATCCCGTAGGCCTGCAGTACGGCGTGCAACCCGAGCCGCTTCGCACACGCCTCGGCCAGCTCACCGTCCAACGGCGCCGCCGCGGACGTGACGTGCTTCAAAGCAGACAGGTCCACCCCGTCAACGGCCGGATGCTTCGCCAGCGCCAGGACGATCGGCGGCGCGACGAACGCCCGCGTGATCCGCTGCTCGTCGAGCGTGGTCAGGAACTGCTGCAGGTCGAACTTCGGCAGCACGACGACCGTGGCGCCGAGTCGCAGCGGCAGGTTCATCAACACCGACAGGCCGTAGATGTGGAAGAACGGCAGGATCGCGATGATCCGCTCCTCCTCGGCGAGCGTGATCATCACCTCCGCCTGCGAGATGTTCGTCGCGATGTTCCGGTGCGTCAGCATCACGCCCTTAGCTGCCCCGGTCGTCCCGCTCGAGTACGGAAGTACCGCGACGTCCACCGCCGGATCGATCGTCACGACCGGCTCCGGACCCGTGGACGCGAACAGCTCCTGCACTGAGCGGTACCCCTCGGCCTGGTCGCAGACGAGGATCTGCTCGACCGCGGTGCCCTCGATTGCCGCGGTCGCGACCGGCAGGAACAGCGAGATCGTCACCAGCAATTTCGCCTTCGAGTCGATCAACTGCTTGTGCAGCTCGTCCGCGGTGTAGAGCGCGTTCACCGTGGTCACGGTCGCGCCGGCGCGGGTGGCGCCGTAGAACACCACGGGATACAGGATCGTGTTCGGGCTGTAGAGCGCGATCACGTCGCCGTGCCGGATACCGAGCTCGGCCAGACCGGCCGCGACCCGCCGGGTCAGGTGGTCCAGCTGGGCGTAGCTCAGCTCTTTACCGGTCACGCCGTCGACCATCGCCGCCCGGTCGCCGTACTCCTGGGCTCTGCCGAGCACGGCGTCGTGGATCGGTACGTCGAGCACCTCGACAGGCGGGAATTCGCTGGTGATGATCATTGCCCCACTCCTTCTAGTACGACTTAGGCAGTCCGAGGCTGTGCTGTGCAACGAAGTTCAGGATCATCTCCCGGCTGACCGGCGCGATCCGGGTCGCGCGGGACGCCGCGACGAGCGACGCCACGCCGTACTCGACCGTCATGCCGTTCCCGCCGAGGGACTGCACGGCCTGGTCGGTGGCACGGACGGCGACCTCGCCCGCCGCGTACTTCGCCATGTTGGCCGCCTCACCCGCCGCGAGATCCTCGCCCGCGTCGTACAGCGCCGCAGCCTTCTGCATCATCAGGCGGGCCAGTTCGAGCTCGATCTTGATCTGCGCGAGCGGGTGCGCGAGTCCCTGGTGCGCGCCGAGCGGCGCCTTCCAGACCTGCCGTTCCTTGACGTACGCCGTGGCCTTGTCCAGAGCGTGCCGCGCGATGCCGACCGCGAACGCGGACGCCATGATCCGCTCCGGGTTGAGGCCGGCGAACAACTGCATCAGTGCCGCGTCCTCGGACCCGACGAGCGCTTCACGCGGCAGCTGTACGTCGTCCAGGAACAACGCGTACTGCTTGTCCGGGCTGATCAGGTCCATCTCGATCTGCCGGAACTCCACGCCCGGCGCGTCGATCGGCACGATGAAGAGCGCCGGCTTGAGCTTCCCGGTGCGGGCGTCCTCGGTGCGTCCGACGACCAGGATCGCCTTGGCGACGTCGAGTCCGGAGATGAACACCTTGCGCCCGGTCAGCGACCAGCCGTCGTCGGTACGGCGGGCCGTGGTGGTGATCTGGTGCGAGTTCGAGCCGGCATCGGGTTCGGTGATCGCGAACGCCATGATCGTCGTACCGTCGGCGAGACCGGGGAGCCACTGCTGTTTCTGCTCGTCGGTGCCGAAACGCGAGATCACGGTGCCGCAGATCGACGGTGAGACGACCATCATCAGCAGCGGGCAGCCCGCCGCGCCGAGCTCCTCGAGGACGATCGACAGGTCGGCCATGCCGCCGCCTCCGCCGCCGTACTGCTCGGGGAGGTTCACACCGAGGAACCCGAGCTTCCCGGCCTCCAGCCACAGCTCGGTGGTGTGACCGCCTGTACGAGCCTGCCGGTTGAACCACTCGTAGCCGTACTTCTCGCCGAGCTCGCTGACGACCTTCCGCAGCTCGCTACGCTCTTCGGACTCGGTGAAACTCATGCGTCCTCCCCAACCACGGCCAGTACGGCGCCGACCTCGACCTGTTGTCCTGCTTCCACCTTCAACTCACCGACGACCCCGTCCGCCGGGGCTGCGATCGTGTGCTCCATCTTCATCGCCTCCAGCCACAACAGCGGCTGACCTTGTTTCACCACGTCTCCGACCGCGACGCCGACCCGGATCACGGTGCCCGGCATTGGCGCCACCAACGACCCGGCCGCGACCTGGTCGGCCGGATCCACGAACCGCTCCACCGGATACAGCGCGACACTGCCCAGCGACGAGTCCACACAGGTGACCCCGTCGTACGCCGCCACGTCGAAGGACCGCCGTACGCCGTCGACCTCCAGCACCACCCGCTCCGGACTGCTGTCCAGGAGCGTGATGTTGCCGTCGACAACCAAGCCGTCGCGGGTGTGTCGGTAGGCAACCTCGTGCACCACGTCGCCCACCCGGTAGCTCTTGCGTTGTGGTTGCGACGCGAGGTTCCGCCACCCGCTCGGCACCCGCACCGGAGCCGCCCGCCCGGCCGCATCCGCCAACGCGGCAGCCAACGCCGACACCTGCACCACCGCGTCGTCAGGCCCCGCTCCAACCCCGTGCTTGTCGAAGAACGCGGTGTCGGTGTCGCCGGCAAGGAACGCCGGATGCCGAAGGATCCACGCCAGCAACTCGCGATTCGTTCCGACCCCGTGGATCGTCGCGCGTTCCAACGCTCCGGCGAGTCGTCGCGCGACCGCGTTGCGATCGGGACCGGAGGCGATGACCTTCGCCAGCATCGGGTCGTAGTACGGCGAAACCTCCGACCCGTCCTCCACCCCCGAATCCACCCGCAGACCCCGTGCACCGACCTCGAACGCGTGCAGGCGACCGGTCTGCGGACGCCAGTCGTTCAACGGGTCCTCGGCGTACAACCGGACCTCGATCGCATGCCCAACCGTCGGCGGCGGATCCACCGGCAGCCGCTCACCCGCAGCGACCGCGAACTGCAGCTCAACAAGATCCAGGCCCGTCGTCTCCTCCGTCACCGGGTGCTCGACCTGGAGGCGCGTGTTCATCTCCAGGAAGTAGAACGCGCCCTTCTCGTCCGCGAGGAACTCGACCGTCCCCGCTCCTACGTAGTTGATCGCCGCAGCCGCCTTCCGCGCCGCGTCGAACAGCTCCGCCCGCATCGACGGGATCCGT
This Kribbella sp. NBC_00482 DNA region includes the following protein-coding sequences:
- a CDS encoding NACHT domain-containing protein codes for the protein MRALLRGVVLVVTVSLALVLLPIAINVGTGGTAPAFLEPYVGWVWPAIGVLWVVAVLTALFEVRDRRLPTISNRGADQPRNRPNALARIDRYFSERRAGSLAERTRVALALDEHPGVVVRPYDLFVQPLDSAPRRVPNEADIAGVFDELQDSMLILGAPGAGKTTLLLDLARNLAKQAHANKDQPIPVLVDLAGWTAQSSHQNDDEPSDSPLVAGFVRWLLYELNDRYGIPPAVGRTWLSNGELTLLLDGLDEIAEPNRAKLAPVLEELRRNYRIGQLAVTCRTNDYERLPNKLRLFGAVHIRPLTREQVLDYFTTVGPALDGARAAIEHDDALWELVNSPLMLNVMVLAYQGREPEEVIARGVADLRRELFDTYICEVLARNRQTARQYDAKTAVRRLWCLAWWTRRRAGDRTAVPRWMVPDGWYGLSLPEVDYLTHAVCLPALFAALTAGVTLVMLAQYGVLAGLAVAGAALLLVHLLPHPWQKREGSGPDRVPLFALILFAGTAMTVAVTVAALGLVELLTAKPALVVEAAVVAGAYGVELIVFHNNRRRLLLGVRLAVVVVTSWVTLSLGDATAFACGVAIGLLVAQAIRMVKSLPTDHLPTTADKGWRMDPWVAGGAAVAFLVALVLGADLASPQLEAVAGIVVGTVAAKAWRRRPPVLAGPLSRLLHDSLLRWTGYLPWHRRAFLQYAADRHVLARTGRAQYSFIHLLVRDHLAECTPDELAAKVDRRITERAARTQAGSFRA
- a CDS encoding MFS transporter; this translates as MRKLRPIGLMATGHACVDIYQGCVPALVPFLVAERGLGYVAVSGITLAATLLSSVVQPVFGVLTDRRPLTWLIPIAMTTAGLGIALLGVGQSYWLMWLAAALSGLGVAAYHPEAARMARLVSGGSHVGMSWFSVGGNVGFALAPVLVTPIIAAGGLSLTPLLVVPALFGATITTWAVRSRTAVAVTRGHTEGTDDWPSFLRLSLIMICRSIVFVGLGTFIALYAGERVGGGTTTGGIALFILFAAGALGTLLGGRLATRYGRIRTLRTSYAVAVPAIACLVFVPGPAFFGFLAATAIAMSIPFSLHVTLGQDFLPGRVGTAGGMTLGLAVSIGGVATPVLATIAEHTSLRLALSPLIALVLCSSLIGYALNEPA
- a CDS encoding AMP-binding protein — its product is MIITSEFPPVEVLDVPIHDAVLGRAQEYGDRAAMVDGVTGKELSYAQLDHLTRRVAAGLAELGIRHGDVIALYSPNTILYPVVFYGATRAGATVTTVNALYTADELHKQLIDSKAKLLVTISLFLPVATAAIEGTAVEQILVCDQAEGYRSVQELFASTGPEPVVTIDPAVDVAVLPYSSGTTGAAKGVMLTHRNIATNISQAEVMITLAEEERIIAILPFFHIYGLSVLMNLPLRLGATVVVLPKFDLQQFLTTLDEQRITRAFVAPPIVLALAKHPAVDGVDLSALKHVTSAAAPLDGELAEACAKRLGLHAVLQAYGMTELSPGTHAVPQDDQDPPPGAVGKLFPSTEMRLVGADGNDADEGEIWIRGPQVMKGYLGRQAETDATIDADGWLHTGDIGRVDARGYLYVVDRVKELIKYHGYQVPPAELEAVLLTDDRIADAAVIGVNADGHEIPKAFVVPMPGVKLTADDVMEYVAARVAPYKKIRQVEFIDAVPKAASGKILRRELRAREAKRE
- a CDS encoding MDR family MFS transporter — translated: MTTEHIDRTGVGLRSERGPILLAVMLSVGLVAIDATILATAVPSVVADLGGFTQFPWLFSIYLLAQAVSVPIYGKLADQRGRKPIMLLGVGLFLLGSVLCGFAWSMPALIAFRLIQGLGAGAIQPIGMTIVGDIYTVAERAKVQGYIASVWGISSFVGPTLGGVFSDFISWRWIFFVNIPLGMAAAWVLVRRFDEKVAEKTSHRIDYAGAILLAVGGSLLLLGLLEGGVMWAWDSPTSIVILAAAVVLLIAFVLVERRAAEPILPLWVLSQRVLNSANSAALLIGLLMIGLSTYVPLFAQSVLGTSALVAGFTLAAMTLGWPIAASLAGRIYLRVGFRTTMLMGSLIVVIGAGVLLTVNATSDVLHLAAACFIIGIGLGFSASPSVVAAQSSVAWQTRGVVTGANMFARSVGSAVGVAVFGAVANGVVAARLGDDHADLEKVPAGILAPAIHDVYYGAAAAAVLLVAAVLFMPNRITEHPVR
- a CDS encoding GNAT family N-acetyltransferase, which encodes MRAVDCVGALIRDSGHRVYLQRRTAGRRLLPGIWDIVGGHLEAGETPEEALAREVEEETGWKVRDIVWTVADWEWEWEGRVRREVDYLVTVDGDLTRPRLEAGKHDASAWAGPGDLDLLMVNRTDGDRRLRDLVAHVVRTRFTDRLRLEPITGPNGVLPGHEADLVRLYADPWVARWYDGSCSLEEAAARAAEQQAGWERDSVCKWIAYERSSGELAGRGGMSRIPAGTPTAEAIAALVGPEWTGLELGWALVESARGRGLATEIGRAGLDYAFTTLNATSVIALTEQVNTASQAVMKRLGMQYAGEIHAEGWSAGKPDVQPDAPFAVYVANWDGRFVGA
- a CDS encoding TetR/AcrR family transcriptional regulator, whose translation is MSEVLKAPQQDRSRATRQRLLEASVESLAEVGYAATTVSVVAARAGVSRGAAQHHFPTRADLFAAAVEYMTEVRLAEIRAQAAALPSGAGRTEAIVGMLADVYTGPLFRAALHLWVAASTEEALRQQTVRLESHVGRQAHRALLEVLDISERTPGVRETVQGVLDMARGLGLADLLTDDSARRRGIVRQWSRILDQALREPGV
- a CDS encoding MarR family winged helix-turn-helix transcriptional regulator encodes the protein MDKTDPVAEVEAAMIAIRRRQTRRTFAVQSGGPDSVQEVLDAVEAADPAPLGVNGIATALGVDQPRASKLVAAAVTAGLLRREADQADGRRTNLALTPAGRAQLEAVHTHRRTHFATAMNDWTPEEQTAFATLLTRFVTALDR
- a CDS encoding helix-turn-helix domain-containing protein — translated: MTFPQWRTQLRLHEALRLLAEGASVTQVAHRCGWASTSAFIDTFRRAFGHTPGSRRA
- a CDS encoding acyl-CoA dehydrogenase family protein, producing the protein MSFTESEERSELRKVVSELGEKYGYEWFNRQARTGGHTTELWLEAGKLGFLGVNLPEQYGGGGGGMADLSIVLEELGAAGCPLLMMVVSPSICGTVISRFGTDEQKQQWLPGLADGTTIMAFAITEPDAGSNSHQITTTARRTDDGWSLTGRKVFISGLDVAKAILVVGRTEDARTGKLKPALFIVPIDAPGVEFRQIEMDLISPDKQYALFLDDVQLPREALVGSEDAALMQLFAGLNPERIMASAFAVGIARHALDKATAYVKERQVWKAPLGAHQGLAHPLAQIKIELELARLMMQKAAALYDAGEDLAAGEAANMAKYAAGEVAVRATDQAVQSLGGNGMTVEYGVASLVAASRATRIAPVSREMILNFVAQHSLGLPKSY